The proteins below are encoded in one region of Brienomyrus brachyistius isolate T26 unplaced genomic scaffold, BBRACH_0.4 scaffold52, whole genome shotgun sequence:
- the LOC125723853 gene encoding uncharacterized protein LOC125723853: protein MRLHLLFCTKMARIRRFEKAVCWSDDRYWATWDKWGEVIDWGDEKELCSPAESPSDQADSSTESHSRRRIAKAVSWTDDAYWAAWDKWEEIICWGDEEECSQVTPPTSQLGRDKGIDVHGLEAFVMNNRTISIKPVDNHRDSLEIGAVLVDLCQFDLEYLDQSKFDFEIVQVQIGEVKVEETGEKAFEKAFELEIVDVAVEVINSEFQLNAINLDIVETKVDKLLLEELIIGDLEAGNVKVSVSNGNVVKVPLRYPSPQRNRRTRQP, encoded by the coding sequence aatcagacgatttgagaaagctgtttgctggagcgacgacagatactgggcaacttgggacaagtggggagaggtgattgactggggagatgagaaagagctgtgctccccagcagaatcaccttctgaccaggctgacagttccacggagtcacattcccgaaggcgaattgccaaggcagttagctggacggatgatgcttattgggcagcctgggacaagtgggaagagatcatctgctggggtgatgaagaggagtgctcccaagtaactccacccactagccagcttgggagggataaggggatagatgtacatgggttggaggcttttgtgatgaataacaggacaatctccataaagcctgtagacaaccatcgAGACAGTCTGgagataggagctgtgctggtagacctctgccagtttgatctcgaatatttagatcaaagtaaatttgattttgaaattgtacaagtacaaattggagaagtcaaagtggaggagactggagaaaaggcttttgaaaaagcatttgaattggaaattgtggatgtggcagtagaagttataaacagtgaattccagctgaatgctataaatttggatattgttgaaactaaggtggacaaattattattggaagaactgatcattggcgatttagaagcaggcaatgtgaaggtgtcagtgtcaaatggcaatgtggtgaaggtacccttaaggtacccttcaccacagaggaacagaaggaccaggcaaccttag